The stretch of DNA GAAGAGGGAAAGGGTCAAGGGGTAAGGTGAAAGGGAAGAATGTTTTACGAATCACGAATTACGGTCTTTTCCGCTATTCACTATTCACTAACGACTAACGACTGATTTTAGACGAATAATGGTTAGGATGATGAAGTATTTAACTGCAATATCAATAAGTTGTCTTTTGTGCATAGCCATAACATTTCCATCTGTCTCTGCCGACACGTTTGAGAAGAAAAGACAGGAGATGGTGGAGAAGGATATCAAGGCGCGCGGTATAAAGGATAAGAAGGTTCTTGACGCCATGTTGAAGGTGCAAAGGCATCTCTTCGTTGATGAAGCACAGATAAATAAGGCCTACAACGACCATCCTCTGCCGATAGGCGAAGGGCAGACCATATCGCAGCCGTATATTGTAGCCCTCATGACAGAGGCAGTGGCCCTCAAAGGGGATGAAAAGGTGCTTGAGATAGGGACAGGTTCAGGCTACCAGGCTGCAATCCTCGGCGAGATTGTAAGAGAGGTATATACAATAGAGATAAAGAAGAAACTGGCCGACCAGGCAAGAGAAAGACTTAAACGGTTGGGGTATAAAAATATAACAGTAAAGCACGGGGATGGTTTTTTTGGTTGGAAGGAATATGCGCCTTTTGATGTTATTATGGTCACTGCCTCAGGGGATCATGTTCCGCCGCCGCTCCTTGCACAGTTGAAGGAAGGGGGACGGCTTATTATGCCTGTTGGCAGCACTGTTTTTCACCAGAACCTGACACTCGTGAATAAAGAAAATGGGAAAAACATCGTAAGGAAGCTGGGTGGCGTGATTTTTGTCCCCATGACAGGAGAAGAGCAGAAAAGATAAACCCATTTCGTGAAAGACGGTAGTGATACATAACTTATCGAGGTGAATATGAAAAAAACATCTTTATTATCAGCTATTTTTTTGTTTGGTATGGTAGCTCTTTGCTATGCCGGCCCGCTGGATGATATGTTGAAAGGTGTTAAGCTCCCTGCGGGGGTTAACCTGCCCGGCGCCGGTCAGGATGACAGCACAATCGTATCCGGTCTCAAGGAGGCCCTTTCAATAGGTACAGGCAATGCTGTGGTTTCTACCTCAAAACTGGACGGATATTACAAGAATCAGATGATTAGAATCCTGTTACCCGACAACATTCAGACTATGGCGGGTGTGCTTGGAAAGCTGGGTTATCAGAAACAGGTAGATAATTTTATTCTCAGTATGAACCGTGCCGCCGAAAAGGCTGCCCCGAAGGCGAAGGCATATTTTGTTGATGCTATCAAACAAATGTCTTTCGATGATGCGAGGAAGATACTTAGCGGGGGTGATACAGCCGCTACCGACTATTTTAAATCGAAAACATCCGGCAAACTTTTTAATGAATTCAAGCCTGTTGTTTCAAAAAGTATGAACGATGTGGGGGTTACGCGGTCATACAAGGAAATGACCGGAAAATATACATCTGCAGTTCCTTTTGCCAGTCTGGAATCCCTCGATCTCGACCAGTATGTGACGAATAAAGCCCTGGATGGACTCTTTTATATGGTGGGTCAGGAAGAAAAGAAGATTAGAACAGACCCGGCAGCAAGGGTAACCGATCTTCTCAAGAAGACATTCGGGAAATAAGACCCTATTTTATGAGGATGTTACCCCCGCCTGTATAAAAAATACCTGCAACTGCACCGGTTATGAAACAGGCGATGTTTGCTGCAAAGAGCGCCCATAAGCCGAGAATGGAGATGTCTTTTGTTCTTTCGGGGACGATGCTTGATGTGCCTCCAATGAAAATTGCCAGTGATGGGATGTGGGCAAACCCGCAGAGGGCGTAGGTGGCAATCACAATGCTTCTGTCGTAAAGAATCCTTTTTTCTTTAATAAGAATGGCGAGGTCCTGATAGGATTTTACCTCTGTTGCAATGATCCTTTCGCCGATTATCTTTGCTATGAGCGGGGCGTCTTCGTATGGGACACCCATGGCGAGGGTGAAAGGATAGAAGATGTATTTCAGTATATTGGTGAGTGAAAGGTCGATATTCGCCTTGAATATGGAACCGGTAAACTTTCCAATATACATGAGACCCGAATCGACGAGGGAGATGAGGCCGATGAATGCTATGAGCAAAGCCCCTATGGCCACCACCATTCTTACACCGGCCATTGACCCGTTTATTATTGCCTCTATTGCATTTGAAGCCTTTTGATATTCCACCTTTACCACCCTGCCGAGAGTGAGAGGCTTATCCGTTTCAGGGAAGATTATCTTGCTCGTTAATATCGCTGCAGGCGCAAGCAGTATTGAGGCGGAAATAAGGTGACCTGCTACAGTCGGAAAGCTGCTGGAAAGGATAATTACATACATACCGAGTACACTCGATGCGATCGTGGCCATGCCTGTCGTGAGCACCACCATCAATTCAGACCGGGTCATTTCTTTTAAATAAGGCCTTACGGTGAGGTTTGATTCTATGCCGAGAAAGATTTGTGCCGAAGCACAGAGCGCCTCAGCGCCGCTGATACCCATGACTTTTGCAAATATTTTTGCAAAAACACCGATTATTTTTTCCATTATTCCTAAGTAGTAAAGCAGCTCCATTAAAGCAGCAAAGAATATAATTGATGGAAGCGCCTGAAATGCAAGGATAAAACCGAGTGAACCCTCCTTTCCGGGAGGTATTGCGAGTATTCCAAACAAAAATTTTACACCATCGAATGAATTGTCGATGATGTTCATGGCAAGGTCGTTCAAAAAGAGAAATAATTTTGTCCCCACAGGGACGAGGAATATGAAGAGGGCGAATGCAACCTGAAGGAGCACTCCCCAGATAACAACCTTCGGGCTGATATGCCTCCTGCTCTTTGAAAACAGGCACAGGAAGCCCATCATGGCAAAGATGCCGAGACAGGATATGAAGTTATAAATTCCCATGGGCCGCCATTAACCTCCGCAAGGTGATTGCTAAAATTAAGATAGCAGGTAATGGGGGAGTTGACAATAAAAAACAGGGTTCAAGGCAGGACATTACGGAATTTAAGTTACAAATTGCCCCCAAAAAAACAGCACTTTAAGCCCTGAAATTGGATTAAGGATTGATGGATTAAGGAGTAAGGGTTTGGTCCGACCCCAATTACTCCCTTTGATTGTTATATGCAAGTTTAGTCGCGTACCTCCGGTGTCATCGTTTGTCAGGCGCTCTCTTTAGCACTCTTAATCCATGGGGACAGACTGCTGAGCAAATTCCGCAGGTATGCCCACTGTGATACTGAAAGTAGTGTTCCTTTTTCCATTGATCACATGCCCAAACATCCAATATCTCTTCACGCGGCAATCCCGGATACCATGAGTTACCTTTCAATGCTTTTGCAGGGCAGGCTTCTACACAGCGCGTACAGCGGCCGCAAAAGTTGCGCTCTGTCGGCGGCCCACAAGGGAGTTCTATATCGGTAAAAACGGTGCCCAGGCGAATCCATGGTCCAAACTCGCGCGTGATAAGCTGACAATGACGGCCCACCCACCCTAACCCTGCTCGGGTGGCTGCAGTTTTGTGAGGAAAGTCTCCTTTGATATTAAGTGTATCGGTACGATCCGAAGCCCCCAGCGGCTTTGCTCGAAAACCTATGGCTCTGATTTTGGTTGCTAACGTTTCTGATATTTCATTGATGTGGTTATTTACTCTGGCATACTCATCAACGTATCTTTGGTTAGGGCCATTCTGGATACTAACCATAATTTGAGGGTTCATCGGTATAGCCCACGAAAGGGCGAAAGGAAAACCATGTCCTGTTTCATCCTGAGGCGTGGGAAAATCCCGAAGGTCCGCCACACCCCAGAGGACAATCTTCTGTGCGTCCATCCACTCAGTCAGCCAGAAAGGGAAAACAGTAGAAAGAAGTGGCAACTGATACCTCCTTGTTTCGCAATTCCTAATAGCATATAACGACAAAGCTTACCAGCGTGGCCTTGCCGCGTCAGAGTCTACGCGATTGTTATGCGCTGCTTTCGATGATTTCTTTTGTTGGAACTACTTTGGCATAAGGAAAAGATAATGCAGCCATAAAGGATGCATGAACCTCTGATGCTTTTATAACTTTGTTTTTAAAAAACAAGTCCATTGTCGCGCAAGCATCCTCGGCAACAACACAATTGAAACCCAAGTCAAAGGCCGCACGGGTAGTTGCGTCTATGCACATGTGGCTCATAGCGCCACAGATTACGAGATCGTCAATGTGCACATTCCTTAGGATTTCCAATAAGGATGTATCGCGAAAACTATTTGGATAATTTTTAACGACAACTGCTTCACCCTCTTGGGGAGTTGCCAATTGATTTATTTTTGCCCCGTCAGTTTCAGGTATGAAAAACGTCGCACCTGGTTGAGTTGAAATGTGCTGAATATGGATGATAGGTGATTTTGTCTTTCTGAATTCGGTTAAGAGAAGCAGAGCATTTTCTGCAGCATCTTCAATGCCGATAAGTTCCATTTTGCCACCGGGGAAATAATCGTTCTGCAAATCAACCAAAACAAGACATCTGTTCATATTAACTCCTTTTCAATTTTAGTATTAAACCCGGATTTATCATTAGAATCATATGGGTGTCGGACCATCCCTCTCAAACACGCTCATTCCGCTCCAGCGGCTTCAATCGCTCGCGTTCGGCTTCGGAACTTTTGCATACGCAAAAGACCAAGCTTCCTCGCCTCTCGACGGTTTGTTCCGGGATACTCCGACACCTTCCTAACGACATATTTGGGTTAAAGGGCATAGCGAAAAGCTCAACCAGAGCCCGTAGTATGGGTGATTGGGTGCACCAAGTCGTTAAACTGTCTCCTTCAAGTAATGAGGTGACATGGGGCTTTCATGTGAGGCACCGTACCGCTTTGCTGACGGGTAGTACTCGGCAGCAAACTGCACCTTCCCCGCAGTCTCCTCACCGGCTGCCTCCGCGATAAAGGCGAGCATGAGATCGATACCGGCAGACACCCCCGCCGATGTCCAAATGTTTCCATCACACACAAAACGCTCTTCAACCACCATAACGTCCCCAAGGGCCTTCAAACGGTCAAGGGAGTTCCAATGGGTAGTGGCCTTTTTCCCGGATAGCAAGCCGGCTTTGTGCAGAAGGAAAGCCCCGGTGCACACCGAGAGTATGGCCTTGCACCCTCTCGCCTGCTCAGAAAGAAAGCGAATAAGCACCGGGTTGTCCACCTCCTGTCGGGTTCCCTGGCCACCAGGCACAAGAAGGAAATCCAGTTGAGGACACTGCTCGAAGGATACATGGGGGTTAACGGAGAGACCCTTCGCACAGGTGACCGACTCAAGTGACTGGGCCACAATGAAGCGGTGCTCAGGTCCGTCAGCGAACTTGCTCCACATGCCGACAATTTCCCATGGACCAACAAAATCCAGTTCTTCGACATCCGGGAAAACAAGAATACCAAAATTCATTTCAGTCCTTTGCCTATCATAGAACTTTACCGCTGATTTCGAGTATTTTTACACGAAGAACCAAGGTCTTGTTTAGCATTTTTTCTGTGAAATCCCGGGTATCACTTCCGTACTGACGCATGATCCATTCAAGCGCATCGTTCTTGGCTTCTAAAGTATCTAATATCTCGGCTGTACCTGATCCGATGACACTTTCGTATTTTGCTCCCTAACTGCAAGCTTGTTCCGACGTGATGATATCATGAAGGATGTCAAACTCGAAACATACACGATTGTTCTTCTTGATAATGTCAATTTTTCTTCCTTCACGCGCGGTATGAAAGTAGAGGAAACAGCCATCATAACCGAAAATGAGAGGAACAACATAAGGCTGACTCTCGTCACACATTGCAAGATGACAAACCCGGCTACGTTTAATGATGCCGTCAATATCTTTCCTGTCTGTTATTTCTCTGTCGCTACGACGCATTCTTCATTTTCTCCAGCCAACGCCAGGGTCAACCAGAGCCCTTTTTTTTGGCGGCAATTCTAACGCCTCCGCAAGTATATTCACTGCATGTTTTGGCATATATCGCAGCCTCCTGAATCTATCAGTTTGCTCATTTTCTCATAGGGGTTACCGTGTTACAAGGAAAAAATACAGCAAATAGATATCACTATGAGACGGGGAGATTTCCCTGCCGGATAGCTGTCCGAATCTTAGGAGATAGTTTAAACCCGGATTTATCATTAGAATCATCATGGGTGTCGGACCATCCCTCTCAAACACGCTCATTCCGCTCCGGCGGCTTCAATCGCTCGCGTTCGGCTTCGGAACTTTTGCTTATGCAAAAGACCAAGCTTCCTCGCCTCTCGACGGTTTGCTCCGGGATACCCCGACACCTTCCTAACGACATATTTGGGTTAAGAAGTGAAATCGTGCGAAGCATCGCCAGTATTGACTTTCCAGAGATTTCTACAATCCGCGAAACGGTTTCGCGGATCTTTATAAATTGGTTCTCCGG from Pseudomonadota bacterium encodes:
- a CDS encoding DJ-1/PfpI family protein; amino-acid sequence: MNFGILVFPDVEELDFVGPWEIVGMWSKFADGPEHRFIVAQSLESVTCAKGLSVNPHVSFEQCPQLDFLLVPGGQGTRQEVDNPVLIRFLSEQARGCKAILSVCTGAFLLHKAGLLSGKKATTHWNSLDRLKALGDVMVVEERFVCDGNIWTSAGVSAGIDLMLAFIAEAAGEETAGKVQFAAEYYPSAKRYGASHESPMSPHYLKETV
- a CDS encoding DUF4197 domain-containing protein is translated as MKKTSLLSAIFLFGMVALCYAGPLDDMLKGVKLPAGVNLPGAGQDDSTIVSGLKEALSIGTGNAVVSTSKLDGYYKNQMIRILLPDNIQTMAGVLGKLGYQKQVDNFILSMNRAAEKAAPKAKAYFVDAIKQMSFDDARKILSGGDTAATDYFKSKTSGKLFNEFKPVVSKSMNDVGVTRSYKEMTGKYTSAVPFASLESLDLDQYVTNKALDGLFYMVGQEEKKIRTDPAARVTDLLKKTFGK
- a CDS encoding cysteine hydrolase family protein, producing the protein MNRCLVLVDLQNDYFPGGKMELIGIEDAAENALLLLTEFRKTKSPIIHIQHISTQPGATFFIPETDGAKINQLATPQEGEAVVVKNYPNSFRDTSLLEILRNVHIDDLVICGAMSHMCIDATTRAAFDLGFNCVVAEDACATMDLFFKNKVIKASEVHASFMAALSFPYAKVVPTKEIIESSA
- a CDS encoding nucleoside transporter, whose amino-acid sequence is MGIYNFISCLGIFAMMGFLCLFSKSRRHISPKVVIWGVLLQVAFALFIFLVPVGTKLFLFLNDLAMNIIDNSFDGVKFLFGILAIPPGKEGSLGFILAFQALPSIIFFAALMELLYYLGIMEKIIGVFAKIFAKVMGISGAEALCASAQIFLGIESNLTVRPYLKEMTRSELMVVLTTGMATIASSVLGMYVIILSSSFPTVAGHLISASILLAPAAILTSKIIFPETDKPLTLGRVVKVEYQKASNAIEAIINGSMAGVRMVVAIGALLIAFIGLISLVDSGLMYIGKFTGSIFKANIDLSLTNILKYIFYPFTLAMGVPYEDAPLIAKIIGERIIATEVKSYQDLAILIKEKRILYDRSIVIATYALCGFAHIPSLAIFIGGTSSIVPERTKDISILGLWALFAANIACFITGAVAGIFYTGGGNILIK
- a CDS encoding protein-L-isoaspartate(D-aspartate) O-methyltransferase — its product is MKYLTAISISCLLCIAITFPSVSADTFEKKRQEMVEKDIKARGIKDKKVLDAMLKVQRHLFVDEAQINKAYNDHPLPIGEGQTISQPYIVALMTEAVALKGDEKVLEIGTGSGYQAAILGEIVREVYTIEIKKKLADQARERLKRLGYKNITVKHGDGFFGWKEYAPFDVIMVTASGDHVPPPLLAQLKEGGRLIMPVGSTVFHQNLTLVNKENGKNIVRKLGGVIFVPMTGEEQKR
- a CDS encoding 4Fe-4S dicluster domain-containing protein, whose product is MPLLSTVFPFWLTEWMDAQKIVLWGVADLRDFPTPQDETGHGFPFALSWAIPMNPQIMVSIQNGPNQRYVDEYARVNNHINEISETLATKIRAIGFRAKPLGASDRTDTLNIKGDFPHKTAATRAGLGWVGRHCQLITREFGPWIRLGTVFTDIELPCGPPTERNFCGRCTRCVEACPAKALKGNSWYPGLPREEILDVWACDQWKKEHYFQYHSGHTCGICSAVCPHGLRVLKRAPDKR